The following proteins are co-located in the Vigna unguiculata cultivar IT97K-499-35 chromosome 9, ASM411807v1, whole genome shotgun sequence genome:
- the LOC114162628 gene encoding protein BASIC PENTACYSTEINE6 has translation MDDAGHRENGRHKADQYKSAQGQWLMQHQPSMKQIMAIMAERDAAIQERNLAISEKKAAYAERDMAFLQRDAAIAERNNAILERDNAIATLQYRESSIGSGSMPSCPPGCQISRGVKHIHHPQQQVHHIPNMGDPSYNAREMHTTDALPAAPITSEAGKSRRAKRPKEPKSTSPNKKTPKAAKKVKKESEDLNKVMFGKAHEWKNGQEMVNGGDDLNKQLVVSKADWKGQDLGLNQVAYDESTMPAPVCSCTGVLKQCYKWGNGGWQSACCTTTLSMYPLPAVPNKRHARVGGRKMSGSAFNKLLSRLAAEGHDLSNPVDLKDHWAKHGTNRYITIK, from the exons ATGGATGATGCTGGGCATCGTGAAAATGGTAGGCACAAAGCAGATCAGTATAAATCTGCTCAGGGGCAG TGGCTGATGCAACATCAGCCTTCCATGAAGCAAATCATGGCAATTATGGCCGAAAGAGATGCAGCCATCCAAGAAAGAAATCTGGCCATTTCTGAGAAGAAGGCAGCATATGCTGAGCGTGACATGGCATTTCTGCAGCGAGATGCTGCAATTGCTGAACGAAATAATGCAATTTTGGAACGGGATAATGCGATTGCAACTCTTCAGTATCGAGAAAGCTCGATAGGTAGTGGCAGTATGCCATCATGTCCTCCAGGATGCCAAATTTCACGTGGTGTGAAGCATATACATCATCCCCAGCAACAGGTACACCATATACCTAACATGGGTGATCCTTCTTACAACGCAAGGGAAATGCACACAACCGATGCCCTCCCTGCAGCTCCCATCACTTCTGAGGCAGGGAAATCAAGACGGGCCAAGCGGCCCAAGGAACCGAAGTCAACTTCACCTAATAAGAAGACTCCAAAAGCAgcaaaaaaagtgaaaaaggaGAGTGAAGACCTGAATAAGGTTATGTTTGGCAAGGCACATGAGTGGAAAAATGGTCAGGAAATGGTGAACGGAGGCGATGATCTTAACAAGCAGTTAGTAGTGTCTAAGGCTGATTGGAAAGGTCAGGACTTGGGATTGAACCAAGTGGCTTATGATGAGTCAACGATGCCAGCGCCAGTATGTTCTTGTACCGGTGTCCTGAAGCAGTGTTACAAATGGGGGAATGGAGGTTGGCAGTCTGCCTGTTGCACAACCACTCTTTCAATGTATCCACTTCCTGCAGTGCCGAACAAGAGGCATGCTCGTGTTGGAGGTCGGAAGATGAGTGGTAGCGCTTTCAACAAGCTGCTTAGTCGCCTTGCCGCAGAAGGTCACGATCTGTCAAACCCTGTTGACCTCAAAGACCATTGGGCCAAACACGGGACGAACCGATACATTACAATAAAATAG
- the LOC114163831 gene encoding protein RCC2 homolog, whose protein sequence is MSASEAEKKVEEEREEVKGGELLFCGATCWDIIGRRKGAVDGNLVSPSRLRPLVGVDIRYVASGCVSCHCVALDVEGRCYTWGRNEKGQLGHGDTIQRDRPTVVSELSKYKIVKAGSGRSHTVVVTEDGNSLAFGWNKHGQLGSGSVRNEIESSPVRCLVSEVKHTACGGDFTVWLSSVEGASILTAGLPQYGQLGHGTDNEYNSKDSSVRLVYEPQPRPRAIAALAGETVVKVACGTNHTVAVDKNGYVYTWGFGGYGRLGHREQKDEWAPRRVEVFQNRNLLPPDAIISAGSVNSSCTAGGGQLYMWGKLKNTGDDWMYPKPLMDLSGWNIRCMDSGNMHHFVGADSSCISWGHAQNGELGYGPSGQKSSAVPKKVDILEGMHVISVACGMGHSMVIVDRANVADRLDQLDIYDGKAVGEDNEAVKPTPPPKQAAKKGAKAAENSKKRKKSKDSSESEDEEEEDAEESYDSEDDETNGEAEVKRSRSSGKGRGKASKTSSAKGKGSAAKGKGGGRGRGGTSANKNSSKSPPVKSGKRGRPRKS, encoded by the exons ATGTCTGCATCTGAAGCGGAGAAGAAGGTGGAGGAAGAGAGGGAGGAGGTCAAAGGGGGAGAGCTCTTGTTCTGCGGTGCCACGTGTTGGGATATCATTGGCCGGCGCAAGGGCGCCGTCGACGGCAACCTTGTCTCTCCCTCGCGCCTCCGTCCTCTTGTCGGTGTTGATATTCGTTACGTCGCGTCCGGTTGCG TCTCTTGTCATTGCGTTGCATTGGACGTCGAAGGACGATGCTACACTTGGGGACGGAATGAG AAAGGGCAACTGGGGCATGGAGATACGATTCAACGTGATAGACCAACCGTTGTGTCTGAACTTTCTAA GTACAAAATTGTCAAAGCTGGATCAGGGAGGAGCCATACAGTGGTTGTTACGGAGGATGGAAATTCCCTGGCCTTTGGATGGAACAAGCATGGACAGCTAGGTTCGGGTTCTGTAAGAAATG AAATTGAGTCATCACCTGTTCGCTGTCTTGTGTCTGAAGTAAAACATACTGCGTGTGGTGGTGACTTCACTGTGTGGTTATCTTCTGTTGAAGGAGCTTCTATACT AACTGCAGGGCTTCCACAGTATGGACAGCTTGGGCATGGTACAGATAATGAG TATAATTCCAAAGACAGCTCTGTGAGGTTGGTTTATGAACCCCAGCCACGCCCTCGAGCAATTGCTGCTCTTGCTGGGGAAACTGTTGTGAAAGTGGCATGTGGAACAAATCATACAG TGGCGGTGGATAAGAATGGCTATGTCTACAC GTGGGGTTTCGGTGGTTACGGAAG GCTAGGACATAGAGAGCAGAAGGATGAGTGGGCCCCACGCCGTGTTGAAGTTTTCCAAAACAGAAATCTTTTACCGCCTGATGCCATTATTTCTGCTGGTTCTGTTAATTCTTCATGTACGGCAG GTGGAGGGCAGTTGTACATGTGGGGAAAATTAAAGAACACTGGTGACGACTGGATGTATCCAAAACCTCTAATGGATTTAAG TGGGTGGAATATACGATGCATGGATTCAGGCAATATGCATCATTTTGTTGGGGCTGATTCCTCTTGCATAAGTTGGGGACATGCTCAGAATGGCGAGCTGGGATATGGACCTAGTGGACAGAA GTCTTCAGCTGTACCCAAGAAGGTGGATATACTTGAGGGTATGCATGTAATAAG TGTTGCTTGTGGTATGGGGCATTCCATGGTTATTGTTGATAGAGCAAATGTTGCTGATCGACTTGACCAG CTTGATATATATGATGGGAAAGCTGTTGGTGAAG ATAATGAGGCTGTAAAACCGACTCCACCTCCCAAGCAGGCAGCAAAAAAGGGTGCCAAGGCAGCTGAGAATTCGAAGAAGAGGAAAAAGTCGAAAGATTCATCGGAGTCAGAAGATGAAGAGGAAGAGGATGCTGAGGAAAGTTATGATAGCGAGGATGATGAAACTAATGGCGAAGCTGAGGTGAAAAGGTCGCGTAGTTCTGGCAAAGGCCGAGGTAAGGCATCCAAAACGTCCAGTGCCAAGGGAAAGGGCTCGGCTGCAAAAGGAAAAGGTGGTGGCCGAGGACGCGGTGGCACTTCAGCTAATAAGAACAGTTCTAAATCCCCTCCGGTGAAATCTGGTAAGAGAGGAAGGCCCCGTAAGTCATAA